A window of Tautonia plasticadhaerens contains these coding sequences:
- a CDS encoding ammonium transporter gives MNRAKPLPFLTLAALAVVALFVKGSPTEVAPGGPLDTGDTAWMLTAAALVLLMTPGLSFFYGGMVGFKNVVSTMLQSVIALGVISLLWVAFGFSLAFGDSIGGVIGNPLTFFMFDGVGGATSEALSPTVPLLIFALFQLKFAIITPALITGSFAERVRFSSYLLFMVLFSVLIYSPLAHMTWHPDGLLRKWGVLDFAGGTVVHMSAGFAALAGAMILGRRKSHKAREEHVPANIPFVLLGTGMLWFGWFGFNAGSALGANELAATAFATTNTASAAAMLGWIFWDWMLGKKPSALGACIGAVVGLVAITPAAGFVTVRESIVIGLVASVVSNLAVHMKTKSTLDDTLDVFPCHGVGGIVGMILTGVFADGGLAEGETTLFGYHMLALVIVSAFTFVGSLILYKVVGLILPLRVSEEQELIGLDLSQHGETALGGALLATGAAANGNGHANGNGNGNGNSHAGAPKPEYAGDRG, from the coding sequence ATGAATCGTGCAAAGCCTCTCCCCTTCCTGACCCTGGCCGCCTTGGCGGTCGTCGCGTTATTCGTCAAGGGCAGCCCGACCGAGGTGGCGCCGGGCGGCCCGCTGGACACGGGGGACACGGCCTGGATGCTCACCGCGGCGGCCCTGGTGCTGCTGATGACGCCGGGCCTGTCGTTCTTCTACGGCGGCATGGTCGGGTTCAAGAACGTGGTCTCGACCATGTTGCAGAGCGTGATCGCCCTGGGCGTGATCAGCCTGCTCTGGGTGGCCTTCGGCTTCAGCCTGGCCTTCGGCGACAGCATCGGCGGCGTGATCGGCAACCCGCTGACCTTCTTCATGTTCGACGGCGTCGGCGGCGCGACGAGCGAGGCCCTCTCGCCCACGGTCCCGCTGCTGATCTTCGCCCTGTTCCAGCTGAAGTTCGCCATCATCACCCCCGCGCTGATCACCGGCTCGTTCGCCGAGCGGGTGCGGTTCTCCAGCTACCTGCTGTTCATGGTGCTCTTCAGCGTCCTGATCTACTCGCCGCTGGCGCACATGACCTGGCACCCCGACGGCCTGCTGCGGAAGTGGGGCGTGCTCGACTTCGCTGGCGGCACGGTGGTGCACATGTCGGCCGGCTTCGCGGCCCTGGCCGGGGCGATGATCCTCGGCCGCCGCAAGAGCCACAAGGCCCGGGAGGAGCACGTGCCGGCGAACATCCCGTTCGTGCTGCTGGGCACCGGCATGCTCTGGTTCGGCTGGTTCGGCTTCAACGCCGGCTCGGCCCTGGGCGCCAATGAGCTGGCGGCCACCGCCTTCGCCACCACGAACACCGCGTCGGCCGCCGCGATGCTCGGCTGGATCTTCTGGGACTGGATGCTCGGCAAGAAGCCCTCGGCCCTGGGCGCCTGCATCGGCGCCGTGGTCGGCCTGGTGGCGATCACCCCGGCGGCCGGCTTCGTCACCGTCCGGGAGAGCATCGTCATCGGCCTGGTGGCCAGCGTCGTCAGCAACCTCGCCGTGCACATGAAGACGAAGTCGACCCTGGACGACACGCTCGACGTCTTCCCCTGCCACGGCGTCGGCGGCATCGTGGGGATGATCCTCACCGGCGTCTTCGCCGACGGCGGCCTGGCCGAGGGCGAGACCACCCTCTTCGGCTATCACATGCTGGCGCTGGTGATCGTCTCGGCCTTCACGTTCGTCGGCTCGCTGATCCTGTACAAGGTCGTCGGGCTGATCCTGCCGCTCCGCGTCTCCGAGGAGCAGGAGCTGATCGGCCTGGACCTCAGCCAGCACGGCGAGACCGCCCTCGGCGGCGCCCTCCTCGCCACCGGGGCCGCCGCCAACGGCAACGGCCACGCGAACGGGAATGGCAATGGGAATGGCAACAGCCACGCCGGGGCGCCGAAGCCGGAGTATGCCGGCGACCGCGGCTGA